A single window of Pectobacterium parmentieri DNA harbors:
- the cysZ gene encoding sulfate transporter CysZ, whose product MSSEKPPYGNTADQTRSGIHYFLAGWRLISLPGIRRFVILPLLMNIVLMGGAFWWLFTRLNNWIPQIMSYIPSWLQWLSYLIWPLAVLSILLVFSYLFSTIANFIAAPFNGLLAEQLEAKLTGQTLPDSGILSIAKDVPRIMTREVQKLTYYLPRAIVLLLLYFIPGIGQTVAPLLWFLFSAWMLAIQYCDYPFDNHKVGFSTMRQALRRHKVTNMQFGALVSLFTLVPFLNLVIMPVAVCGATQLWVDRYRDLSATLPKTAP is encoded by the coding sequence ATGTCTTCCGAAAAACCGCCTTACGGCAATACAGCAGACCAAACTCGCAGTGGTATACACTATTTTCTTGCCGGATGGCGCCTGATCTCACTGCCTGGTATCCGACGTTTCGTTATCCTTCCTTTACTCATGAACATCGTGCTGATGGGCGGCGCTTTTTGGTGGCTTTTCACCCGGCTTAATAACTGGATCCCCCAGATCATGAGCTATATACCGAGCTGGCTGCAATGGCTTAGTTACCTCATTTGGCCACTCGCCGTACTCTCCATATTGCTGGTATTCAGCTACCTATTCAGCACTATCGCCAATTTTATCGCCGCCCCGTTTAACGGCTTATTGGCAGAACAGTTGGAAGCAAAATTAACCGGCCAAACGCTGCCGGACAGCGGCATACTCAGTATTGCCAAAGACGTCCCGCGCATCATGACGCGTGAGGTCCAAAAGCTGACGTATTACCTGCCACGCGCGATTGTATTACTGCTTCTCTACTTCATCCCTGGTATTGGGCAGACTGTCGCTCCGCTTCTGTGGTTTCTATTCAGCGCGTGGATGCTGGCAATTCAGTACTGCGATTATCCTTTTGATAACCACAAAGTGGGCTTCTCCACGATGCGGCAGGCATTACGCCGCCACAAAGTCACCAATATGCAGTTTGGCGCATTGGTCAGCCTGTTTACGCTGGTGCCTTTCTTGAATCTGGTCATCATGCCCGTTGCAGTATGTGGTGCGACGCAGTTGTGGGTGGATCG